A stretch of Nitrosomonas sp. PY1 DNA encodes these proteins:
- a CDS encoding conjugal transfer protein TrbH, which translates to MMNKMITASNSIFIFTLVLLLLDGCATQPYGNFIQNPSIVTSKVMADDATAQIVRLYPAANTQFNLRHTVNDPFGHALIENLRVAGFAVQERINSDNSLFVSKNLMGGSLPDIAINHEADGASQPTGLALSYIIDQSGDLYHVNITIDDTRFSRAFVAQADSVHPAGLWVRKE; encoded by the coding sequence AAAATGATCACCGCATCCAACTCTATTTTTATCTTCACGTTGGTTTTATTGCTATTGGATGGTTGTGCCACGCAACCGTATGGCAATTTTATTCAAAATCCGTCAATCGTAACCAGCAAAGTCATGGCCGATGATGCAACCGCCCAGATAGTGCGACTGTATCCGGCTGCAAATACGCAATTTAATCTGCGTCATACGGTTAATGACCCGTTTGGCCATGCCTTGATCGAGAATCTGCGCGTTGCAGGGTTTGCGGTTCAGGAGAGAATCAATTCAGATAATTCCCTTTTTGTTTCAAAAAATCTGATGGGCGGCAGCCTTCCGGACATCGCTATTAATCATGAGGCAGATGGTGCCAGTCAACCGACAGGATTAGCATTGAGTTACATAATTGACCAGTCGGGTGATTTGTACCATGTCAATATTACGATTGACGATACGCGATTCTCACGTGCATTTGTGGCACAGGCAGACAGTGTTCATCCTGCCGGTCTTTGGGTAAGAAAAGAATAA